From a single Brassica napus cultivar Da-Ae unplaced genomic scaffold, Da-Ae ScsIHWf_974;HRSCAF=1374, whole genome shotgun sequence genomic region:
- the LOC125606790 gene encoding restin homolog: MKGIKEENVVNEFRVRGECLHSALDKVNAHASDVLLFSVQWKDLNEYLESVKGKLKERFRELESKEVELKGQSFALEERAKVVEEAEAKVADLEMKSDGIRMDVEAMKKELNFFTKQVEVSVGESNAEEARLSQLRRLVEECEEERMLKESQLGLKGEELAKLETDIERCCAEVSAEMERLRGAQIHRRQLDEEVERKTKDLALVQSKLEECEKMFETRSSELVETQDELECKREDLGQLEAELERHRVKVITEKDHWERTRDHGRELEEEISRKKKELESVIEQLDSKQKLLETQSSELVSKEKEFEALSLDIGLSEQKVMSLNNDMKEICQRVESKGKELEKVQRLIKERSVHCESLKLLIEERSEELDSKVKQHDEITDDIRKLSLEIVFKEKTLKRAEVFIQQLSEKQDSAEEKLDSTRRDLASCIDEHESMERDLISVKDIYRECLEDLEIKEKELKCVESILTERNKQVEEREKMMQHLNSSIEKLMGQLKLKQEEVCSIKKTIKECSRELKAKRKHRDKVQSTLTDLIAELKSTESQLSSVKQKIQDSLKDFQGLELKEKELSAREARIDHKAQQLISTEQKLPKSSKKTELKAKKQGNTVQQADLVRDANVRDEKTLQLLLRGHLKKRDQLHLDVLSSIKRSSDPAKLVLETVNGLYAAHQRTEATNLDPKSVQRSSICLLECLMDMSPNPTAEVQGEAFKFATEWKNITLVEAENPVEVLEFLNFLAAFSFAYAFDADQVQSLFDVDFLCKYGLSLCKALGVSALAPVNNNVLSLEDKPEQQPREAPVINSSDPCSLDVQQSIASPHLPDEDSLRDIEDSTSFSPNEVSTKLRMLKYPGRFVLTCLDDALIGARRRGELSLAEPIVKTFVPLLEELARGVVSTDDPGLQSDATKVAREWVRMMGASVEKSELEVWAFLQFIVAFGLRIQPDQNLQLASRVTHFKQAPRLFQSLGLSDAIPNFVTQLLDKAIYIPAIRFMLYFNVTNNFSPLEFLKEQIISLRRSAKQKRTTHESQADAATMRDIMELIEDFQLEIDIPVALILRFMVPRDIHNLPVQASDTVFQSSCIATDGSNPSHPTIFDAAPDQPVNVETYEAGGSTEFQGQSSHQAGSKRPRVVEDPEGSRPVIRPCFNRPPGSG, encoded by the exons ATGAAGGGGATTAAGGAGGAGAACGTGGTGAACGAGTTTAGGGTGAGGGGTGAGTGTCTGCATAGCGCGTTGGACAAGGTTAACGCTCATGCTTCCGACGTGCTTCTCTTCAGTGTTCAGTGGAAAGACTTGAATGAGTATCTGGAATCAGTCAAAGGTAAATTAAAGGAGAGGTTCAGGGAGTTAGAGTCCAAGGAGGTTGAGTTGAAAGGTCAAAGCTTTGCACTTGAGGAGAGGGCTAAAGTGGTTGAAGAAGCTGAAGCTAAGGTTGCTGATTTGGAGATGAAATCTGATGGGATTCGGATGGATGTTGAAGCAATGAAGAAAGAGCTTAACTTTTTTACTAAACAGGTTGAAGTTTCTGTAGGCGAGTCTAACGCGGAGGAAGCGAGACTGTCTCAGCTTAGGAGATTGGTGGAAGAGTGTGAGGAAGAGAGAATGTTGAAGGAGAGTCAGCTTGGTTTGAAAGGTGAAGAGCTAGCAAAGTTGGAGACTGATATTGAGAGGTGTTGTGCTGAGGTCAGCGCAGAGATGGAGAGATTGCGTGGAGCTCAAATTCACAGGAGACAGTTAGATGAGGAAGTTGAGAGGAAGACGAAAGATCTCGCATTGGTTCAGAGCAAGCTTGAGGAATGTGAGAAGATGTTTGAGACAAGGTCCTCAGAGCTGGTTGAGACTCAGGATGAGCTTGAATGTAAGCGAGAAGATTTAGGACAGTTGGAAGCTGAGCTTGAAAGGCATCGCGTTAAGGTCATCACAGAGAAGGATCATTGGGAGAGGACGCGAGATCACGGTAGAGAACTGGAAGAGGAGATatcaagaaagaagaaagagctTGAATCGGTGATAGAACAACTAGATTCCAAACAGAAGCTGCTTGAGACACAGTCATCTGAACTTGTCTCTAAGGAGAAAGAGTTTGAAGCTCTTAGTCTGGACATTGGATTGAGTGAGCAGAAGGTCATGTCCCTAAATAACGACATGAAGGAGATTTGCCAACGAGTGGAATCAAAAGGCAAGGAGCTGGAGAAGGTTCAAAGGCTAATTAAGGAAAGGAGTGTGCATTGTGAGTCACTCAAGCTGTTGATTGAGGAACGCAGTGAAGAACTTGATTCTAAAGTGAAGCAACATGATGAGATAACAGATGATATTCGGAAGTTATCCTTGGAGATTGTCTTTAAAGAGAAGACACTGAAAAGAGCTGAAGTTTTTATCCAGCAGCTCTCTGAGAAACAAGATTCGGCAGAGGAAAAACTGGATTCGACTAGAAGAGATCTGGCAAGTTGCATTGACGAACATGAGTCAATGGAGAGAGACCTTATCTCTGTGAAGGATATATATAGAGAGTGCCTCGAAGATCTGGAGATCAAGGAGAAGGAGTTGAAGTGTGTAGAATCAATACTCACTGAGAGAAATAAACAAGTTGAGGAACGAGAGAAGATGATGCAACATTTGAATAGCTCCATTGAGAAACTTATGGGACAGCTCAAGTTGAAACAAGAAGAGGTTTGTTCAATCAAAAAGACCATCAAGGAATGCTCCCGTGAGTTGAAGGCTAAGAGGAAACACCGTGATAAGGTTCAAAGCACACTTACTGATCTTATTGCTGAGCTCAAGTCAACAGAAAGCCAACTTAGCTCTGTCAAACAAAAGATTCAAGACAGCTTGAAAGACTTTCAAGGGCTTGAACTGAAAGAGAAAGAGCTTAGTGCTCGGGAGGCAAGGATTGATCACAAGGCTCAGCAACTGATATCAACAGAACAGAAGTTGCCAAAATCCTCTAAGAAAACTGAGCTGAAAGCAAAGAAACAAGGCAACACGGTTCAACAAGCTGACCTTGTACGAGACGCTAACGTACGCGACGAGAAAACTTTGCAGTTACTCTTACGTGGGCATCTGAAGAAACGTGATCAGCTTCATCTCGACGTCTTGTCTTCTATTAAAAGATCTTCTGACCCGGCAAAGCTTGTGTTAGAGACAGTAAATGGGCTCTACGCAGCTCACCAAAGGACAGAAGCTACAAATCTTGATCCAAAGAGTGTTCAAAGGAGTAGCATCTGCTTGCTAGAATGCTTGATGGATATGTCACCAAACCCCACAGCTGAAGTACAAGGAGAAGCTTTCAAGTTTGCCACTGAATGGAAGAACATAACTCTGGTTGAGGCAGAGAATCCAGTGGAGGTGTTGGAGTTTCTAAACTTTCTTGCTGCATTCAGTTTCGCATATGCTTTTGATGCTGACCAAGTCCAAAGTCTTTTTGATGTTGACTTCCTTTGCAAATATGGTCTCAGTCTATGCAAAGCTCTTGGAGTATCAGCTCTAGCACCTG tcaACAATAATGTGCTATCATTGGAAGATAAGCCTGAGCAGCAGCCCCGTGAAGCACCAGTCATCAATAGTAGTGATCCATGCTCCTTGGATGTCCAACAAAGCATAGCTTCACCTCATTTGCCTGATGAAGATTCTCTTAGGGACATTGAGGACTCAACTTCTTTTTCACCGAATGAAGTCTCAACTAAACTTCGAATGCTTAAATATCCAGGCAGGTTTGTTCTAACTTGTCTCGATGATGCACTCATTGGCGCTCGTAGGAGAGGGGAATTGAGTTTAGCAGAGCCTATAGTCAAGACTTTTGTTCCCCTTCTGGAGGAGCTGGCACGTGGTGTAGTCTCTACTGATGATCCTGGTCTACAGTCTGATGCAACCAAAGTGGCACGTGAATGGGTGAGGATGATGGGAGCTAGTGTTGAAAAGTCAGAGCTTGAGGTTTGGGCTTTTCTGCAATTCATTGTGGCGTTTGGATTGCGGATTCAACCAGATCAAAATTTACAACTCGCCTCGCGTGTTACTCACTTCAAACAGGCTCCAAGACTCTTCCAATCTCTTGGTCTCAGTGATGCCATCCCAA ATTTTGTCACACAGCTCCTTGACAAAGCCATCTATATTCCGGCAATTCGGTTTATGCTTTACTTCAACGTGACAAACAACTTCTCTCCCCTGGAGTTCTTGAAGGAACAGATCATCAGTCTCAGACGCTCAGCCAAGCAAAAGAGAACAACACATGAATCACAG GCTGACGCTGCTACAATGAGGGACATAATGGAACTCATTGAAGACTTCCAGCTGGAAATTGACATTCCTGTGGCTCTTATCCTCAGATTCATGGTTCCTCGGGACATTCATAACCTTCCAGTTCAGGCTTCAGACACAGTCTTTCAAAGCTCATGCATTGCCACTGATGGCTCAAACCCGAGCCATCCAACAATCTTTGATGCGGCACCAGATCAACCTGTTAACGTGGAAACATATGAAGCTGGTGGTTCAACTGAGTTCCAAGGTCAATCTTCACATCAAGCTGGTTCTAAACGTCCAAGGGTGGTGGAGGATCCTGAGGGTTCTAGACCGGTGATTAGACCTTGCTTCAATCGACCACCAGGATCTGGCTGA